One genomic window of Bradyrhizobium sp. B124 includes the following:
- a CDS encoding ParB/RepB/Spo0J family partition protein encodes MTKSVQKITLSPSRDIPFNKLVLSQSNVRSVKAGVSIEQLAESIAQRTLLQSLSVRAVVDTEGNETGMFEVPAGGRRYRALELLVKQKRMAKTQAVPCVVREGGIAEDDSLAENDERIGLHPLDQFRAFQTLSGAGLSEEDIAARHFVTPAVVKQRLRLASVSPKLHDVYAEDGMTLEQLMAFSVTADHPRQEQVWENVSRSGYDEPYQIRRMLTENTVRASDRRAQFIGLDAYEQAGGGVLRDLFEHDDGGWLQDVALLDRLVTEKLKAEAETVAAEGWKWISVALDFPYGHTDGLREIEGKPVDLSPEEQATIDALNAVQAKLESDYQHADELPDEVDQRLGEIEAALTAFEDRSVLYDPAEIVRAGVFVSIDSEGRLSVDRGYVRPEDDLPATDPDVGRSADTSSTEEREVGASGPRTVVSVASAPVESDEDDDAIRPLPDRLITELTAHRTLALRDALAENPAIAFQAVLHNFVLTAFYRFASSGSCLEIGLRTPTFPAQAPGLRKSASAKAVEARHESWKARLPQGENDLWDALTALDGDAQASLFAHCASFAVNAVHEPANRTNQGRISAHGVRTRLDQADVLARAVDFDMVRAGWRPTVDNYLGRVTKPRILEAVREARDESSAQLIEHLKKADMAKEAERLLDGSGWLPEPLRLTDATASLAEEEGEADPLPEFLGDAENRENAGDDEPEQLDAAE; translated from the coding sequence ATGACAAAGTCTGTCCAGAAGATCACCCTGTCGCCCTCGCGCGACATTCCGTTCAACAAGCTGGTGCTCAGCCAGTCGAACGTTCGGAGCGTCAAGGCAGGGGTTTCGATCGAGCAACTCGCCGAAAGTATCGCGCAGCGTACGCTCCTGCAAAGTCTCAGCGTGCGAGCGGTCGTGGACACGGAAGGCAATGAAACCGGCATGTTCGAGGTGCCGGCAGGCGGCAGGCGCTATCGCGCGCTGGAACTTCTTGTGAAGCAAAAGCGCATGGCGAAGACGCAGGCCGTTCCTTGTGTCGTGCGTGAGGGGGGCATCGCTGAAGACGACTCGCTCGCCGAGAACGACGAGCGGATAGGGCTTCATCCGCTCGATCAGTTCCGAGCCTTCCAGACCTTGAGTGGCGCCGGGTTGTCCGAGGAGGATATCGCTGCTCGGCACTTCGTGACGCCGGCCGTCGTGAAGCAACGACTCCGGCTGGCGTCCGTGTCGCCAAAGCTGCACGACGTCTATGCCGAGGACGGCATGACCCTGGAGCAGCTCATGGCCTTCTCTGTTACAGCCGACCACCCCAGACAGGAGCAGGTCTGGGAGAACGTCAGCCGATCTGGCTATGACGAGCCCTATCAGATCCGGCGAATGCTGACCGAAAATACCGTGCGCGCGTCCGATCGCCGCGCGCAGTTTATTGGGCTGGATGCTTATGAGCAGGCTGGCGGCGGCGTTTTGCGGGACCTGTTCGAGCACGATGATGGCGGTTGGCTCCAGGACGTCGCCTTGCTCGACCGCCTCGTGACAGAGAAACTCAAGGCCGAGGCCGAGACGGTTGCCGCGGAAGGCTGGAAGTGGATCTCAGTGGCGCTCGATTTCCCCTACGGTCACACTGATGGTCTGCGAGAAATCGAGGGCAAGCCTGTCGATCTCTCACCTGAGGAACAGGCCACCATCGACGCCCTCAACGCCGTGCAAGCCAAGCTTGAATCCGATTACCAGCATGCCGATGAGTTGCCCGACGAGGTCGATCAGCGTCTCGGCGAAATCGAGGCGGCACTGACGGCGTTCGAAGATAGGTCGGTGCTCTACGATCCGGCCGAGATTGTCCGAGCTGGCGTCTTCGTCAGTATCGATTCCGAGGGACGCCTCTCAGTAGACCGCGGTTACGTCCGGCCAGAGGACGACCTTCCGGCAACCGATCCTGACGTCGGCCGGAGCGCCGATACGTCCTCGACCGAGGAACGCGAGGTCGGTGCTTCCGGTCCGCGCACCGTGGTCTCGGTTGCAAGTGCGCCGGTCGAATCCGACGAGGATGATGATGCGATAAGGCCATTGCCCGATCGATTGATCACCGAGCTGACGGCGCATCGTACACTGGCGTTGCGGGATGCGCTGGCAGAAAATCCAGCGATCGCGTTCCAGGCAGTATTGCACAACTTCGTGCTGACGGCCTTTTACCGGTTCGCGTCATCCGGAAGCTGCCTTGAGATCGGACTTCGTACGCCGACCTTCCCCGCTCAAGCCCCGGGCCTGAGGAAAAGCGCGTCCGCGAAGGCCGTCGAGGCACGGCACGAGTCCTGGAAGGCACGATTACCACAGGGCGAGAACGATCTCTGGGATGCGCTCACAGCCCTCGATGGTGATGCACAAGCGTCGCTGTTCGCTCATTGTGCGTCATTTGCGGTCAATGCCGTCCATGAGCCGGCCAACCGCACCAATCAGGGCCGCATCTCCGCCCATGGCGTTCGGACCCGTCTCGATCAGGCCGATGTGCTGGCGCGCGCCGTCGACTTCGACATGGTCCGAGCTGGCTGGAGACCGACCGTCGACAACTATCTCGGTCGGGTCACCAAGCCTCGCATTCTGGAGGCGGTGCGGGAAGCAAGGGACGAATCTTCTGCGCAGTTGATCGAGCACCTGAAGAAGGCCGACATGGCCAAGGAGGCCGAGCGTCTTCTCGATGGTTCGGGCTGGTTGCCGGAGCCGCTGCGTCTCACCGATGCTACCGCATCGCTGGCGGAAGAGGAGGGTGAAGCGGACCCGCTGCCCGAATTCCTTGGCGACGCCGAGAATCGGGAGAATGCCGGTGACGACGAGCCGGAACAGCTCGACGCAGCCGAGTGA
- a CDS encoding toprim domain-containing protein — translation MSRDASELARRLAREAEAVCRHYLSNGKRSGRYWVVGDVHNTPGRSLFVRLLESPKGAAGKWTDAATGEHGDLLDIIRECRGFRDFSEVAAEAQRFLKLPRCEQKSAPKPVRSRASAGSQQAARRLFAMSRPIDGTVVERYLQRRGIARIRHGGSLRFHPRCYYRPDEHLPAETWPAMIACVTDLDGRITGVHRTWLDPGGFDRVRLGKAPIDTPRRAMGDLLGNAVRFGAADDVLAAGEGIETMLSLRYALPALPVAAALSANHLSAMLLPSGLRRIYIARDADAAGDAVQATLTRRAQDAGIEAVVLSPRLGDFNEDLHICGLEGLRAALWLQLVPEDVVRFLHSSTVVAE, via the coding sequence ATGTCTCGCGATGCTTCCGAACTGGCACGCCGGCTTGCGCGCGAGGCCGAGGCGGTGTGTCGACACTATCTCTCCAACGGCAAGCGGTCGGGGCGGTACTGGGTGGTCGGCGACGTCCACAACACCCCGGGCCGTTCATTGTTTGTGCGGCTCCTGGAATCGCCGAAGGGCGCCGCCGGCAAGTGGACCGATGCCGCAACCGGGGAGCATGGCGATCTCCTCGACATCATCCGCGAATGCCGGGGTTTCCGCGACTTCAGCGAGGTCGCCGCGGAAGCGCAGCGGTTTCTGAAACTGCCTCGTTGCGAGCAGAAATCGGCCCCGAAACCCGTTCGTTCGCGTGCGTCGGCCGGATCGCAGCAAGCCGCCCGACGGCTCTTTGCGATGTCGCGCCCGATCGACGGAACGGTGGTTGAAAGGTATTTGCAGCGTCGCGGAATAGCCCGTATCCGCCATGGCGGAAGTCTCCGCTTCCACCCTCGTTGCTACTATCGGCCGGACGAGCATTTGCCGGCCGAAACCTGGCCCGCGATGATCGCCTGCGTCACAGACCTCGATGGACGCATCACTGGTGTGCACCGTACCTGGCTCGACCCGGGCGGGTTTGATCGCGTGCGGCTCGGCAAGGCTCCGATCGACACGCCACGACGCGCCATGGGCGACCTGCTCGGCAACGCCGTTCGCTTCGGCGCGGCGGACGACGTGCTCGCGGCCGGCGAGGGTATCGAGACGATGCTATCGCTGCGTTACGCATTGCCGGCCTTGCCCGTGGCTGCAGCGCTGTCGGCCAATCACCTTTCAGCCATGTTGCTGCCGTCGGGCCTGCGTCGGATCTACATCGCCCGCGATGCCGACGCCGCCGGAGATGCTGTGCAGGCAACCCTCACCCGGCGTGCGCAAGACGCCGGCATCGAAGCGGTCGTACTGTCGCCCCGGCTGGGGGACTTCAACGAAGATCTGCACATCTGCGGTCTTGAGGGCCTCCGAGCGGCGTTGTGGCTTCAACTCGTACCAGAGGACGTCGTCCGCTTCCTGCATTCGTCGACGGTCGTCGCGGAATAG
- a CDS encoding strawberry notch family protein, whose amino-acid sequence MTESLAGGASAAPLSMRAAASITSAAIRAARQLLNDLERGRRIDVGVLRRAMEAAFGASDAAGAWNWKTAYDVCEAATVLFLRKFGPAMRAKAGSTAGSTAAMLPMLTKIVSCLPTHTRRSEDSQAFQQFSTPIPLGLAACTAAGITCGDRVLEPSAGTGLLAIFAELAGGALTLNELAESRAGLLDHLFANGKVTRFDAAQIDDHLDASVVPSVVLMNPPFSAMPNVDQRMSDAALRHIGSALARLCDGGRLVAITGATFAPDNPAWRDGFVRLQERGRVVFSAAADGAIYARHGTQTDTRLLVIDKLPAADPKVFPASKGKACDVATLLDWVTQHVPPREAVSTPVLVDVTKRPAMSRSVGAVAPRSSSISEGTGPERAELAYETIEWSPPEGARLTDALYEEYALQSIRIAGSCIHPSKLVQSAAMASVAPPKPSYRPHLSPGLLADGVLSDAQLESIIYAGEAHSEFLTGSWTVDPTFDVVAAARDDAENAVRFRRGWFLGDGTGAGKGRQVAGMLLDNWLKGRRRAVWISKSDKLIEDAQRDWSALGMERLLVTPLSRFRQGTPIRLSEGILFATYATLRTDERGERLSRVRQIAEWLGSDFDGVVVFDESHAMQNAAGGKGERGDQAASQQGRAGLRLQHALPNARVLYVSATGATSVHNLAYAQRLGLWGGTDFPFATRAEFVEAIEDGGVAAMEVLARDLKALGLYAARSLSYEGVVYDLVEHQLTPEQVRIYDAYADAFGIIHNNLDAAMRAANITGETGTLNGQAKSAARSAFESAKQRFFGHLLTSMKTPSLIRSIERDLAAGHAAVIQIVSTGEALMERRLAEIPTEDWGDVQVDITPREYVFDYLAHSFPVQLYEPFTDSEGNLCSRPVYRDGQPVESREAVARRDRLIEKLASLPPVPGALDQVVQRFGADMVAEVTGRSRRVVRKGDRLVVENRAGSANLAETSAFMDDVKRILVFSDAGGTGRSYHAELSARNRRLRVHYLLEPGWKADAAIQGLGRTNRTNQAQPPLFRPIATDVKAEKRFLSTIARRLDTLGAITRGQRQTGGQGLFRPEDNLESQYGRDALRQLYTLLVRGKVEGCSLERFEDATGLKLTDANGLRDDLPPITTFLNRLLALTIELQNILFTVFEQLLTARIEGAVASGAYDVGLETLRAESFVVTDRRTIYIHPGTGAEARLLTIIQRQRNHPVGLDDALDRLSDRRAVLLVNERSGRAAVQVPAASVMLDDGDIEQRVRLIRPMEQHTVPLGMMAESHWAKADHQCFAAAWRAELAEIPEFTESTVHVVAGLLLPIWKRLPNESTRVYRLQTDAGERIIGRKVSASWVANLLAAEAPALTPNAAFAALMEGRTVIDLAEGLKLRRVRVMGAYRIELSGFNDTMRDRLRAYGLFGEIISWKLRMFVPADGKGVEILSNVLGTYPVARISDREAA is encoded by the coding sequence ATGACCGAATCTCTCGCCGGCGGCGCCTCCGCCGCACCGCTCTCGATGCGTGCCGCTGCAAGCATCACCTCCGCCGCCATCAGGGCCGCCCGACAGCTCTTGAACGACCTGGAACGCGGCCGGCGCATCGATGTCGGCGTCCTGCGCCGCGCAATGGAGGCTGCCTTCGGCGCCTCAGACGCGGCCGGCGCCTGGAATTGGAAGACCGCCTATGACGTCTGCGAGGCGGCAACCGTTCTATTCCTTCGCAAGTTTGGCCCGGCCATGCGCGCCAAGGCTGGCTCAACGGCTGGCTCGACGGCCGCGATGCTGCCAATGCTCACAAAAATCGTGAGCTGCCTGCCAACACATACGCGCCGTTCCGAAGATAGTCAGGCGTTTCAGCAATTTTCAACGCCGATCCCGCTCGGGCTGGCCGCATGCACCGCAGCCGGCATTACGTGCGGCGACCGCGTTCTGGAGCCCTCTGCGGGGACGGGCTTGCTCGCCATCTTTGCCGAGCTCGCGGGCGGCGCTCTGACGTTGAACGAGTTGGCCGAGTCCCGTGCGGGGCTGCTCGATCATCTCTTCGCCAACGGTAAAGTCACCCGGTTCGACGCGGCCCAGATCGATGATCATCTCGATGCGAGTGTCGTACCGAGCGTCGTCCTGATGAATCCGCCGTTCTCGGCGATGCCAAATGTCGACCAACGGATGTCGGACGCGGCTCTCCGGCACATCGGGTCAGCCTTGGCTCGCCTTTGCGACGGCGGACGTCTCGTCGCCATCACCGGCGCAACCTTCGCGCCGGACAATCCGGCATGGCGAGACGGCTTTGTTCGGCTTCAGGAGCGTGGGCGGGTGGTGTTTTCTGCGGCCGCCGACGGCGCGATCTACGCCAGGCACGGAACTCAGACGGACACAAGGCTGCTGGTGATCGACAAGCTGCCTGCCGCAGATCCGAAGGTCTTTCCCGCCTCGAAAGGTAAGGCCTGCGATGTCGCCACCTTGCTTGATTGGGTGACCCAGCATGTGCCTCCGCGGGAGGCTGTCTCCACGCCGGTCCTGGTTGACGTCACTAAGCGCCCTGCGATGTCGCGATCGGTTGGTGCCGTTGCACCGCGCTCATCGTCCATCTCCGAAGGCACAGGGCCAGAACGCGCAGAGCTTGCGTACGAAACGATCGAATGGTCGCCGCCGGAAGGCGCCCGCCTGACCGATGCGCTTTACGAGGAATATGCATTGCAGTCGATTCGCATTGCCGGATCGTGCATTCATCCGAGCAAGCTCGTGCAGTCCGCAGCGATGGCCTCCGTTGCGCCGCCGAAACCGTCCTATCGTCCGCATCTATCTCCGGGGCTGCTGGCAGATGGAGTTCTGTCGGACGCCCAGCTCGAGAGCATCATCTATGCTGGCGAAGCACATTCCGAGTTTCTCACGGGCTCCTGGACAGTCGACCCGACGTTTGACGTTGTCGCGGCCGCGCGCGACGACGCCGAGAATGCCGTCCGCTTTCGCCGCGGCTGGTTTCTCGGCGATGGCACGGGCGCGGGCAAGGGGCGGCAGGTCGCCGGCATGCTGCTCGACAATTGGCTCAAGGGCCGCCGCCGCGCGGTCTGGATCAGCAAATCCGACAAGCTCATCGAAGATGCGCAGCGAGACTGGTCGGCGCTCGGCATGGAGCGCCTGCTTGTTACGCCCTTGTCGCGGTTTCGCCAGGGCACCCCGATTAGGCTTTCGGAAGGTATCCTTTTTGCCACCTACGCTACGCTGCGAACCGACGAGCGTGGCGAAAGGCTTTCGCGTGTCAGGCAGATCGCTGAATGGTTGGGCTCCGACTTCGACGGAGTGGTCGTCTTCGACGAGAGCCATGCCATGCAAAATGCGGCCGGCGGCAAGGGCGAGCGCGGTGACCAGGCGGCCTCTCAGCAGGGACGCGCAGGCCTGAGGCTCCAGCACGCCTTGCCGAACGCGCGCGTTCTTTATGTATCGGCCACGGGCGCCACCTCGGTCCACAACCTCGCTTATGCTCAACGCCTCGGTCTCTGGGGCGGCACCGATTTTCCGTTCGCCACGCGGGCCGAGTTCGTCGAGGCGATCGAGGATGGTGGTGTCGCGGCCATGGAGGTGCTGGCGCGCGATCTCAAGGCGCTTGGGCTCTACGCGGCCCGCTCATTGTCCTATGAGGGTGTCGTGTACGATCTCGTCGAGCACCAGCTGACGCCGGAGCAGGTTCGCATCTACGACGCCTATGCCGATGCGTTCGGTATCATCCACAACAACCTCGACGCGGCGATGCGGGCCGCCAACATCACCGGCGAAACCGGAACGCTCAACGGGCAGGCGAAATCGGCGGCGCGATCTGCTTTCGAAAGCGCCAAGCAGCGTTTCTTCGGTCATCTCCTGACTTCGATGAAGACGCCCTCGCTGATCCGCTCGATCGAGCGCGATCTCGCAGCGGGCCATGCCGCCGTCATCCAGATCGTCTCAACGGGCGAGGCGCTGATGGAGCGCCGGCTCGCCGAGATCCCGACCGAAGACTGGGGCGACGTCCAGGTCGACATTACCCCTCGCGAGTATGTGTTCGACTATCTCGCCCATTCCTTCCCGGTTCAGCTCTACGAGCCTTTCACCGACTCGGAGGGCAATCTCTGTTCCCGGCCTGTCTACCGTGACGGCCAGCCGGTCGAGAGTCGAGAAGCTGTCGCCCGCCGTGACCGTCTGATCGAGAAGCTCGCCTCGCTGCCGCCGGTACCCGGCGCGCTCGACCAGGTCGTGCAACGGTTCGGCGCCGACATGGTCGCCGAAGTGACCGGCCGCTCGCGACGCGTCGTTCGCAAGGGCGACCGGCTTGTGGTCGAAAACCGCGCCGGTTCGGCCAACCTCGCCGAGACCTCCGCCTTCATGGATGATGTGAAGCGCATTCTCGTGTTCTCCGACGCAGGCGGCACGGGAAGGAGCTATCACGCCGAACTGTCGGCCCGAAACCGTCGCTTGCGGGTCCATTATCTGCTCGAGCCCGGCTGGAAGGCCGACGCCGCGATCCAGGGGCTCGGCCGGACCAACCGGACCAACCAGGCGCAGCCGCCGCTGTTTCGGCCCATCGCGACCGACGTGAAGGCGGAAAAGCGCTTCCTCAGCACCATCGCGCGTCGGCTCGACACGTTGGGAGCCATTACGCGCGGCCAGCGCCAGACCGGAGGGCAGGGGCTGTTTCGGCCGGAGGACAATCTCGAAAGCCAGTACGGGCGCGATGCGTTGCGCCAACTCTACACGCTGCTGGTGCGGGGCAAGGTCGAGGGATGTTCGCTCGAAAGGTTTGAGGATGCCACCGGCCTGAAGCTGACCGATGCCAATGGGCTCAGGGATGATCTGCCGCCGATCACGACCTTCCTGAACAGATTGCTCGCGCTTACCATTGAGCTTCAGAATATCCTGTTCACCGTTTTCGAGCAGCTCCTGACCGCTCGGATCGAGGGGGCGGTTGCGTCCGGCGCATATGATGTCGGGCTGGAAACGCTCCGCGCCGAGAGCTTTGTCGTTACCGACCGGCGGACGATCTATATCCATCCGGGCACCGGTGCCGAGGCCCGGCTGCTCACGATCATCCAGCGTCAGCGGAACCATCCTGTGGGGCTCGATGACGCTCTCGATCGTCTCTCCGATCGCCGTGCAGTCCTGCTGGTCAATGAGCGGTCGGGGCGCGCCGCCGTGCAGGTCCCGGCGGCCAGCGTGATGCTCGACGACGGTGACATCGAACAGCGCGTTCGCCTGATCCGGCCGATGGAGCAGCACACGGTCCCCCTGGGCATGATGGCGGAAAGCCACTGGGCGAAGGCGGACCATCAATGCTTTGCCGCGGCCTGGCGAGCGGAGCTTGCCGAGATTCCCGAGTTCACGGAAAGCACGGTCCATGTCGTTGCGGGCCTGCTGTTGCCCATCTGGAAGCGACTGCCGAACGAATCGACCCGCGTCTATCGGCTTCAGACTGATGCCGGCGAACGCATCATCGGTCGCAAGGTTTCGGCTAGCTGGGTCGCAAATCTCCTTGCTGCGGAGGCGCCCGCGCTGACGCCGAACGCTGCCTTTGCCGCGCTGATGGAGGGACGGACCGTCATTGATCTCGCGGAGGGACTTAAGCTTCGCCGCGTCCGGGTCATGGGCGCGTACCGCATCGAGCTGTCGGGATTCAACGACACGATGCGCGATCGCCTCCGGGCTTACGGCCTCTTCGGGGAGATCATTTCCTGGAAGCTGCGGATGTTCGTGCCCGCGGACGGGAAGGGCGTCGAGATCCTTTCGAACGTGCTCGGCACCTATCCTGTCGCGCGCATCAGTGATCGGGAGGCCGCGTGA
- a CDS encoding zincin-like metallopeptidase domain-containing protein, with protein sequence MSRHDLRARAGEDRTSLYDEITNKIIGELEAGRVPWVQPWGTAATNASLGMPKSAATGRQYSGINVLILWSAATERGFTGQSWLTFRQALSLGGHVRKGERGTTVVYADRFVPAEEKRRARETGDEAHAIPFLKRFTVFNTDQCDNLPSEIVTTAPPPPPGLIEPRVEKLIKATGINFRIGGNRAFYVPAEDYVQVPLPQAYFEPINWHRTALHELAHASGHPSRLNRDLSGSYGTRKYAFEELIAEMASAFSCASLGIAPTVRHADYIGCWLGVLREDNRAIVRAASQASKVADYLLGFLPGSVVDTTTEGAEQEAA encoded by the coding sequence ATGTCCAGGCACGATCTTCGAGCGCGTGCCGGTGAGGACCGGACAAGCCTTTATGACGAAATCACCAACAAGATTATCGGCGAACTTGAGGCCGGCCGGGTGCCGTGGGTACAGCCTTGGGGCACCGCGGCAACGAACGCGTCCCTGGGCATGCCGAAGAGCGCCGCGACCGGCCGTCAATATAGCGGCATCAATGTTCTAATTCTTTGGTCCGCTGCCACCGAACGCGGATTTACAGGCCAGAGCTGGCTTACGTTCCGCCAGGCGCTGTCGCTCGGTGGCCACGTCCGCAAGGGCGAGCGAGGTACGACCGTCGTCTATGCCGACCGCTTTGTGCCGGCCGAGGAAAAGCGGCGCGCAAGAGAAACAGGCGACGAAGCGCACGCCATCCCGTTCCTCAAGCGCTTCACGGTCTTCAATACCGATCAGTGCGACAATCTGCCTTCGGAGATCGTAACGACGGCGCCACCCCCGCCGCCAGGTCTGATCGAGCCGCGGGTCGAAAAGCTCATCAAAGCGACCGGCATCAACTTCCGGATCGGCGGCAACCGCGCCTTCTATGTACCAGCAGAAGACTATGTGCAGGTGCCGCTGCCGCAAGCCTATTTCGAGCCGATCAACTGGCATCGGACGGCCTTGCACGAGTTGGCACATGCCAGCGGCCACCCGTCACGTCTCAACCGTGACTTGTCGGGCAGCTACGGCACCAGGAAGTACGCCTTCGAGGAACTGATCGCGGAGATGGCATCTGCATTCAGTTGTGCTTCGCTCGGGATTGCGCCGACGGTGCGGCATGCGGACTATATCGGCTGCTGGCTTGGCGTGCTGCGAGAGGACAATCGCGCGATTGTGCGTGCTGCTTCACAGGCCAGCAAGGTTGCGGATTACCTTCTTGGATTCCTGCCGGGATCCGTTGTCGACACGACGACGGAGGGGGCGGAGCAGGAGGCGGCGTGA